A region from the Rhizoctonia solani chromosome 13, complete sequence genome encodes:
- a CDS encoding Ferric reductase like transmembrane component — MASSGPPSGAQSGITSDDLVFYIDMALVGILGVATLVYLPRTIARYAHKSGRTEGWLLLQGKQSNQYPRKQAASKSEASVREKEPTSPRTTHQYPPNQPNLGDLSAPTISSTMHAGSTTTIRARLLASNKGRQLGAPPAHIPSLRSFVPLAGKFLDYHIAGYSIRQLTILSVYLAIICIAMFYQSNPKTNTNRAGFVVMSQMPVAFALGTKNSVITILTGISYEQLNFVHRWVGQLMFLASLFHFVGKLVTFTELGIVSIAVSSHSWGVVAFSALCLLAVGSHPWFRARVYGLFFYSHIIGLITFMIGMWKHQPEVAPPYVATCIVIYAADQVTRLVKTRVRKAILTPVPELGSTHVYVPRLDKGWVAGQHVRIRVLSFGVGLFGWAECHPFTIANSSSDAPEGLTLVCKRAGDWTSALYRMANNKSNSEEHRSAYVLIEGPYGKFGRYQRASSHIEHFFSGVMLVLGGSGITFGTSVLEDIIAKKASGAARAMCINFVWAIQHPSAADPYLSTFVEIVQRAADIPDLRLSVSVFYTRGADNAYSLKTRLPPNVQIKSGRPDLLEELSSVLDRTQHAISMHQSPKNGVILAACGPDQLISSVYAAKSGAPSEAQRSVGGLELHTETFGW, encoded by the exons ATGGCCTCTAGTGGACCACCTTCTGGAGCCCAGTCCGGCATCACTAGCgatgatcttgttttctatATCGATATGGCTTTAGTCGGTATCCTTGGAGTGGCTACACTCGTCTATCTACCACGAACCATAGCTCGATACGCTCATAAATCTGGGAGGACGGAGGGGTGGCTGTTACTCCAAGGGAAACAATCCAACCAATATCCCCGTAAACAAGCAGCATCCAAATCTGAAGCTTCCGTTCGTGAAAAGGAACCAACATCTCCCAGAACAACACATCAATACCCGCCCAACCAACCCAATCTTGGGGATTTATCAGCACCTACTATTTCATCCACTATGCACGCCGGTAGTACAACAACAATCAGAGCCCGCCTTCTTGCTTCAAATAAAGGTCGCCAATTGGGGGCGCCGCCAGCCCATATACCAAGTTTACGTTCCTTTGTTCCTCTTGCTGGGAAATTCCTGGATTATCACATTGCGGGCTACAGCATTCGACAACTCACGATTCTCTCAGTGTACCTGGCAATCATATGTATCGCAATGTTTTACCAATCCAATCCGAAGACAAATACCAATCGTGCCGGTTTCGTGGTCATGTCTCAGATGCCTGTAGCATTTGCACTCGGAACCAAGAATAGTGTTATCACTATTCTAACCGGGATAAGTTACGAACAA CTTAACTTCGTTCATCGATGGGTCGGTCAATTAATGTTCCTCGCTTCGTTGTTTCATTTTGTCGGGAAAC TTGTAACATTCACCGAACTTGGCATTGTGTCCATAGCGG TATCATCTCATTCATGGGGAGTGGTGGCCTTTTCTGCACTTTGTCTCCTTGCTGTGGGGTCTCATCCATGGTTCCGTGCCAGAGTCTATGGATTATTTTTCTATTCGCACATAATTGGCTTAATTACATTTATGATTGGG ATGTGGAAGCATCAGCCCGAAGTTGCGCCTCCTTATGTTGCTACTTGCATTGTGATATATGCAGCCGATCAAGTAACAAGACTGGTGAAGACTCGGGTACGCAAGGCAATATTGACACCAGTCCCAGAGCTCGGTTCTACTCATGTCTATGTCCCACGATTGGACAAGGGCTGGGTTGCCGGTCAACATGTTAGGATTCGAGTCCTCTCGTTCGGCGTGGGCCTGTTTGGATGGGCGGAATGCCATCCTTTTACG ATTGCGAACTCTTCCAGTGACGCTCCCGAAGGGCTTACCCTCGTTTGTAAGCGTGCCGGTGACTGGACATCAGCTTTGTACCGAATGGCGAACAACAAATCAAACTCGGAGGAACACCGTAGTGCTTACGTCTTGATCGAAGGCCCCTATGGCAAGTTTGGGCGCTATCAGCGCGCTTCCTCCCACATCGAACACTT TTTCAGCGGAGTTATGCTCGTGTTGGGCGGTAGTGGCATCACCTTTGGTACCTCGGTCCTGGAGGATATCATTGCCAAAAAGGCAAGCGGAGCCGCTCGGGCAATGTGTATCAATTTTGTTTGGGCCATTCAGCACCCTT CTGCCGCAGATCCGTATTTGTCTACATTCGTTGAAATTGTTCAGCGCGCCGCGGACATACCTGACTTGAGGTTGTCTGTCTCTGTCTTCTACACACGCGGAGCGGACAATGCTTATAGTTTAAAAACGCGTCTTCCTCCCAACGTTCAAATTAAAAGCGGGCGTCCGGATCTCTTGGAAGAATTGAGCAGTGTTCTTGACAGAACTCAACATGCGATCAGCATGCATCAATCACCTAAGAATGGTGTTATTCTGGCGGCATGCGGTCCGGATCAACTAATTTCAAGCGTATATGCGGCGAAATCTGGTGCGCCCTCGGAAGCCCAACGATCCGTTGGAGGATTGGAACTGCACACCGA AACCTTTGGGTGGTAG
- a CDS encoding Peptidase family M28 protein — protein sequence MYAAASFLLATAIGALGVPATVSEFNDLSLRTIQFSNEHIEKLPIAAIESLRFAPALPRPLSSDSLNAARASIANISILTATTISDEAIEELQGRYERKLWGPGYVDITDSGPSSSIKSRAVVAPNYPTPNPSAHPELTPMLAMVTASEIKSYVSQLSTGYATRYYRSTNARAPSLWIQSQFASWLGTSQAKLAENSFNQPNVIGRIEAKSGSASAGIVILGAHLDSTSQSASSSAPGADDDASGVAVMMAIMRILKANNYQGTYAIEAHAYAGEEGGLLGAKTLAASYKSAGKTVRGMLDFEMIGYQPNTSSNSGKSSTITVLSDPVSAMSTHMTNVVKAYVPTAERRSVSCGYGCSDHYAFYDAGYPVVCIAAYGPNDGNLNPNYHRTTDTIDKLNFDKGVDFVKAGLAWVVEVAA from the exons ATGTACGCTGCCGCCTCTTTCTTGTTGGCCACCGCTATCGGTGCGCTTGGTGTTCCTGCTACAGTATCTGAATTCAACGACCTCTCACTTCGAACGATTCAGTTCTCGAATGAACATATCGAAAAGCTCCCTATTGCAGCTATTGAATCGCTACGCTTCGCACCTGCTCTTCCGCGCCCACTCTCCTCGGACTCGCTAAACGCCGCCCGAGCCTCGATAGCCAACATCTCCATTCTCACCGCTACCACTATCTCGGACGAAGCAATTGAAGAGCTCCAGGGCCGATACGAGCGTAAACTCTGGGGTCCAGGATATGTCGATATTACCGATTCGGGACCGTCGTCTTCGATCAAGTCGAGAGCAGTCGTCGCTCCCAACTATCCTACCCCCAATCCCTCCGCCCACCCGGAACTTACTCCGATGTTGGCCATGGTTACCGCGTCCGAAATAAAGTCGTACGTGAGCCAATTATCGACTGGTTACGCGACGCGGTACTACAGGAGCACGAACGCCCGGG CTCCGTCCCTTTGGATCCAGTCCCAGTTTGCTTCGTGGCTCGGAACTTCCCAAGCCAAGCTGGCGGAGAACTCGTTCAACCAGCCCAATGTCATCGGCCGTATCGAGGCCAAGTCCGGGAGCGCGAGCGCCGGCATCGTCATTCTCGGCGCGCATTTGGACTCGACCAGTCAATCGGCCTCTTCCTCTGCACCAGGAGCTGACGACG ATGCTTCGGGTGTTGCGGTGATGATGGCCATTATGCGCattctcaaggccaacaatTATCAGGGCACTTATGCTATCGAAGCTCACGCTTACGCCGGTGAAGAGGGTGGCTTGCTTGGTGCGAAAACGCTCGCCGCTTCTTATAAATCGGCCGGCAAGACCGTCCGAGGTATGCTGGACTTTGAGATGATTG GTTACCAACCCAACACTTCCAGCAACTCTGGGAAATCTAGCACGATCACTGTCTTGTCGGACCCTGTCAGTGCTATGAGCACCCATATGACCAACGTCGTCAAGGCTTATGTACCGACGGCTGAGAGGCGGAGCGTTAGCTGTGGT TACGGATGCAGTGACCACTATGCATTCTACGATGCAGGGTATCCTGTCGTCTGCATTGCCGCCTATGGGCCCAATGATGGCAACCTCAACCCCAACTA TCATCGCACAACAGATACCATCGACAAGCTGAACTTTGACAAGGGTGTCGACTTTGTAAAAGCTGGGCTCGCTTGGGTTGTTGAGGTAGCTGCCTAA
- a CDS encoding nitrogen permease regulator of amino acid transport activity 3 protein, whose protein sequence is MPEIISPLIGILLVTQTPKNPDEVVFRWPPTPMVRPRLSRPQPDKFEPDGSWRAAYYNSETPGGYEARGNDEDDSEDDYKWTRPGIQVPRRASLSFPHSPPRSSRGPTPRPSNYSSYHSHNASPAHRHGQDPDIYSSILGYRPSLLANILSPKAALCHQKFELVVDELTFLGHPVYAGPDGGWGWEELYRSRAASIVERLPGTTERNFGERGALGFDRGGEQPGSYIPRSGSLIERPGLFTERLELSELPASTSSSFGALQTPRASKSHNSIGEARGRMPTRPPFELRMSSGDTILSPSPGVTPSSTTPISEPSSESSTIAHMTSSTRILPHMASNSTSASDADSAPQLTSFHLVLVIDKLDPQSVFPRDLHRYMDVFYQQIAFKMTAVMHYEQGRSGWVAKASEQLICLRDQCIVDSSSHYPNPNLIVLIHVCPDVPLQQYCQRALDTCPLAAAIKTVYESVTKGAVAHIQINDVPLDIQLPPRHAAMLGGVASTGIPEDGVDPHADFDQGPASTGAEDEFEDEVGRAEDARRFGWWLPRLLPWKGLLLLEDAGPGTGAEMIVRMNSGRMSSTGNTNGSAGGDEDALADEDMFRKFLTFVDPKLSLSDIAELSELNLKVDVYPMTRLLLYNRKARIVDVIPPGMKVIYTAAPAFKRPLPELSAVFSRLFSTAPPLPSLLATLTSYSRPFSSLVPSRDHRSFYFDVLVWLLRHGLLEKLHLRVRVVATAEIRAATRGALSRERENARLGKEVAQVVGKREIKRRRRKRSKASDEVEVYFGTASGDMFDPSSPELMRRHGSHSYRRQEEEEDWIDDEDVEEEGIHGDGVGMIDALLEEDSNLASAGGVIIAEPAEATQLEMRWMEAMVEGKDPGISQRFHRIRKYFDGKITADEILYREDITRREFREVIHHFDTYLIVFLHP, encoded by the exons ATGCCTGAAATTATCAGCCCGTTAATAGGCATCTTGTTGGTCACTCAGACACCCAAAAATCCCGACGAAGTTGTGTTTCGATGGCCCCCAACCCCTATGGTAAGGCCCAGGCTTTCCAGGCCCCAGCCAGACAAGTTTGAGCCAGATGGGAGCTGGCGCGCAGCCTACTACAACTCTGAAACACCTGGAGGATATGAAGCAAGAGGAAA TGACGAAGACGATAGTGAAGATGACTACAAGTGGACTCGCCCTGGTATACAAGTCCCACGACGAGCCTCACTATCATTTCCCCATTCTCCGCCCAGGTCATCCCGTGGCCCGACACCTCGTCCATCTAACTACTCTAGCTACCACTCGCATAATGCTTCTCCAGCACACAGACACGGCCAGGACCCTGATATATATTCCAGCATTCTTGGATATCGCCCTAGTCTTCTGGCCAATATTCTTAGCCCCAAAGCAGCACTTTGTCATCAAAAATTCGAGCTAGTCGTTGACGAGCTCACGTTTCTTGGGCATCCCGTCTACGCTGGGCCGGAtggggggtgggggtgggaGGAGCTGTACAGGTCAAGAGCTGCGTCGATAGTCGAACGACTTCCCGGTACCACCGAACGAAATTTTGGCGAACGAGGAGCACTTGGGTTTGACCGAGGCGGAGAGCAGCCAGGTTCTTATATTCCGCGTTCGGGGTCCCTTATCGAGCGCCCAGGGCTGTTCACTGAACGGCTGGAACTCTCTGAATTACCTGCATCTACTAGCAGTTCGTTTGGAGCCCTGCAGACGCCGCGCGCTTCTAAATCCCACAATTCCATCGGCGAGGCAAGAGGGCGTATGCCGACCCGTCCTCCTTTCGAGTTGCGCATGAGTTCAGGTGATACTATACTATCCCCATCTCCCGGAGTTACACCTTCATCTACGACGCCTATATCAGAGCCATCGTCTGAATCTTCAACCATAGCTCATATGACCAGCTCTACTCGTATATTGCCGCACATGGCCTCCAATTCGACATCGGCATCGGACGCTGATAGTGCTCCCCAATTGACTTCTTTCCATCTAGTGCTGGTCATTGATAAACTTGACCCTCAATCCGTTTTCCCAAGAGATTTACACCGGTATATGGACGTATTTTACCAGCAAATTGCCTTCAAGATGACTGCTGTAATGCACTACGAACAAGGCCGCTCGGGATGGGTAGCCAAGGCCAGCGAACAGCTGATCTGCCTAAGAGACCAATGCATTGTCGATAGTAGTTCACATTATCCTAATCCAAATCTCATCGTTCTGATTCACGTTTGCCCAGATGTCCCACTTCAACAATATTGTCAACGTGCACTCGACACTTGCCCTCTTGCCGCGGCTATCAAAACGGTGTACGAATCCGTCACCAAAGGCGCGGTTGCGCACATTCAAATCAACGACGTACCACTGGACATTCAATTACCTCCACGGCACGCCGCCATGCTCGGAGGGGTCGCCAGCACCGGAATACCCGAAGACGGTGTCGACCCACACGCGGACTTTGACCAGGGTCCGGCCTCGACTGGAGCAGAAGACGAATTCGAGGATGAAGTTGGCCGCGCTGAAGACGCTCGGAGGTTCGGGTGGTGGCTCCCTAGATTGTTACCCTGGAAAGGATTGCTGCTGCTTGAAGACGCGGGACCAGGTACAGGGGCTGAAATGATCGTTCGGATGAATTCTGGCAGGATGAGCAGTACGGGGAACACTAATGGGAGCGCGGGTGGAGATGAAGATGCTTTGGCGGATGAAGATATGTTTAGGAAATTTTTGACCTTTGTCGATCCGAAACTGTC ACTGTCTGACATCGCCGAACTCTCGGAGCTTAACCTGAAAGTAGACGTTTATCCGATGACACGCCTCTTACTCTACAATCGCAAGGCACGGATCGTGGACGTTATCCCGCCAGGGATGAAAGTAATATATACTGCTGCGCCTGCCTTCAAGCGTCC CCTCCCAGAACTCAGTGCCGTATTCTCTCGCCTTTTCTCCACGGCTCCACCTCTCCCTTCGCTCCTCGCCACACTAACGTCATATTCCCGACCCTTTTCCTCGCTTGTCCCCTCCAGAGATCACCGATCTTTTTATTTCGATGTCCTAGTCTGGCTTCTCCGCCACGGTCTCCTCGAAAAACTCCACCTCCGGGTCCGGGTCGTCGCAACAGCCGAAATCCGGGCCGCCACGCGAGGCGCACTCTCCCGGGAACGTGAAAATGCCCGACTAGGGAAAGAGGTAGCCCAGGTTGTCGGAAAGAGAGAGATCAAGAGGAGACGGAGGAAAAGGAGCAAAGCGAGCGACGAGGTCGAAGTGTACTTTGGTACCGCCTCTGGAGACATGTTCGACCCCTCCTCTCCCGAGTTGATGCGCCGTCATGGGAGTCATAGTTACCGAAGAC aagaggaagaagaagactGGATTGATGATGAAGATGTGGAAGAGGAAGGTATTCATGGAGATGGAGTAGGAATGATTGATGCACTACTGGAAGAGGATTCGAATTTGGCTAGTGCTGGGGGTGTTATCATAGCCGAACCAGCCGAGGCCACTCAGTTGGAAATGAGGTGGATGGAGGCCATGGTCGAAGGGAAGGACCCAGGGATATCTCAAAGGTTCCATCG TATTCGGAAATACTTTGACGGTAAAATTACTGCGGACGAGATCTTGTATAGGGAAGATATCACTCGACGAGAATTTAGGGAGGTTATTCATCACTTTGATACATAT TTGATTGTTTTCTTGCATCCTTAA
- a CDS encoding cutinase: MISKHLAVTALFFGVVLGAPAQTRHSCSNVQLVHAAGTTENGLGLVGAPLAKALASAIPGTTSYAIPYNTGPEYFETVEEGARKTEAYLAEQSTLCPNQHFVLSGYSKGAMVMHKTNLPDGIKSKILTVLVFGDPYRKIGRANTWPINSPSVNSSPREGSTSTQNVASFCNKGDEFCDPAGASLGPHLAYRDDGSAPADLTSRQSSDCSAVQLVHAAGTGEVGLGIVGTPLASALASAIPGTTSYSVPYSTIAEYVVTVQAGASTTANYLSTQSSRCPSQKFILSGYSKGAMVVHGTELDDSVKSKIISVLVFGDPLRSIQIATWPIDSPSVNLTPKDGKAGTQNVASFCNDGDMFCDPPGTLIPHLMYPMDGSIEAAAKFAKANA; this comes from the exons ATGATATCCAAACATCTCGCC GTTACTGCCTTGTTTTTTGGCGTCGTACTGGGTGCCCCAGCACAGACTCGACACTCTTGCTCCAACGTTCAACTCGTTCACGCCGCAGGAACCACCGAGAACGGTCTCGGGTTGGTCGGCGCACCTCTTGCCAAGGCATTGGCATCTGCAATTCCAGG GACGACGAGCTATGCAATCCCGTATAACACTGGCCCCGAGTACTTTGAGACTGTAGAAGAAGGAGCAAGGAAGACGGAAGCATACCTCGCTGAACAGTCCACTCTGTGCCCAAATCAACATTTTGTTCTAAGCGGATACTCTAAAGGCGCTATGGTGATGCATA AAACGAACCTCCCCGATGGCATCAAGTCCAAAATCCTCACTGTTCTTGTTTTTGGTGATCCATATAGAAAAATTGGACGAGCAAATACTTGGCCCATCAATTCACCCTCTGTTAACTCCAGCCCACGAGAAGGAAGCACGAGTACTCAAAATGTTGCTAGCTTCTGCAACAAAGGTGATGAGTTCTGCGATCCGGCGGGAGCGAGCCTTGGGCCTCACCTCGCGTACCGAGACGATGGAAG TGCCCCAGCCGATCTTACATCTCGTCAGTCCTCGGACTGCTCTGCAGTTCAGCTTGTACACGCTGCCGGGACTGGCGAAGTTGGCCTCGGAATAGTCGGTACTCCTCTCGCCAGTGCACTCGCGTCCGCAATCCCAGG CACTACAAGCTACTCGGTTCCATACAGCACCATCGCCGAGTACGTGGTCACCGTACAAGCGGGTGCAAGCACAACAGCCAACTACCTTTCGACCCAATCATCTCGATGCCCAAGCCAAAAGTTCATTCTGAGTGGGTACTCGAAGGGCGCGATGGTCGTACATG GTACCGAGCTCGACGACTCTGTCAAATCAAAGATCATATCCGTTCTCGTTTTCGGCGACCCACTGAGGAGCATACAGATAGCGACGTGGCCCATTGATTCGCCGTCGGTCAACTTGACTCCCAAGGACGGGAAAGCTGGAACCCAGAATGTGGCCAGCTTCTGCAACGACGGGGACATGTTCTGCGACCCTCCTGGAACGCTTATTCCTCACCTCATGTACCCTATGGATGGAAG